The following proteins come from a genomic window of Trifolium pratense cultivar HEN17-A07 linkage group LG4, ARS_RC_1.1, whole genome shotgun sequence:
- the LOC123881420 gene encoding uncharacterized protein LOC123881420: protein MENVCDVNQLDADVLLPPRKRLLAGLKKQSSESDATASPSPVAASCVTDVASPSSTSFSSEFEARLKHLLSCHSNNPNLTPEEVAEASRKAAVTATKAAEAARAAAEEKAAIAAKAVAAAKSALDLVASFSEDATNNKERNLKKNKSKKHLPVQLLYKKNKPIENCRKDEELARKLHRAMNSSPRISKTSPKSDSKGSRSKRPRSSSSFEITEGSGCGVQAVGQDCLSLNNGQATVGKIDSEGSNQEVSSIKKDKKVINYNRSSQIDIDNGEAESSHSKAKNCEDSHSPPIGKKRGRTKLKKLPLSICTSKDKAKLREEIKVRRSSSLTELNKGNQHVHTIPVFPVEPSTDRMIPIEATSTWKCQDFKVPACIKQNKAVQS from the coding sequence ATGGAGAACGTGTGTGATGTGAATCAGTTGGATGCCGATGTTCTTTTGCCACCTCGGAAACGGCTTCTTGCTGGATTGAAAAAACAGAGTTCAGAAAGTGATGCTACTGCATCTCCATCTCCTGTTGCTGCTTCGTGTGTTACAGATGTTGCTTCCCCTTCATCTACGTCATTTTCAAGCGAGTTTGAAGCCCGACTTAAGCATTTGTTGAGTTGTCATTCAAATAACCCGAACCTTACACCTGAAGAGGTTGCGGAGGCTTCGAGAAAAGCAGCTGTCACTGCAACTAAGGCTGCCGAGGCAGCAAGAGCTGCAGCTGAAGAAAAAGCTGCAATAGCGGCAAAGGCGGTTGCTGCGGCCAAGAGTGCTTTAGATTTGGTTGCTTCTTTTTCCGAGGATGCAACGAACAACAAGGAAAGAAATCTGAAAAAGAACAAGTCAAAGAAGCATCTCCCGGTTCAgcttttgtacaaaaaaaacaaacctATTGAAAATTGTAGGAAAGATGAAGAATTAGCTCGAAAGTTACACCGAGCCATGAACAGTTCTCCGAGAATCTCGAAGACTTCTCCAAAGTCAGACTCGAAAGGTAGTAGATCAAAGAGGCCTAGAAGCTCTTCAAGTTTTGAAATAACCGAGGGATCAGGATGCGGCGTGCAGGCAGTTGGACAAGATTGCTTATCTTTGAACAATGGCCAGGCAACAGTCGGAAAGATTGATTCTGAAGGATCCAACCAAGAGGTAAGCTCaattaagaaagataagaagGTAATCAACTACAATAGGTCTAGCCAAATAGACATAGATAACGGCGAAGCCGAGTCGAGCCACTCAAAGGCGAAAAACTGTGAAGATTCACATTCACCTCCGATAGGTAAGAAGAGAGGAAGGACAAAGCTTAAAAAGTTACCCTTAAGCATTTGCACCTCAAAAGATAAGGCGAAACTGAGGGAAGAAATAAAAGTCAGAAGAAGTTCTTCATTGACTGAATTGAACAAAGGCAATCAGCATGTTCATACTATACCCGTGTTTCCGGTGGAGCCATCAACTGACCGAATGATACCGATTGAGGCAACATCAACATGGAAATGCCAGGACTTCAAGGTACCGGCTTGTATCAAACAAAATAAAGCTGTGCAgtcataa